In Anaerobaca lacustris, a single genomic region encodes these proteins:
- a CDS encoding CBS domain-containing protein encodes MAATAIDIESRLAELSDASFEAFCEDLGGMFDADVQCVRQQAGAGTVEEVRKHFKKLAAVHLVQATGTLDGTFQLFFDQGGLFILSGFVVMLPEKKILDDVKRGSIDDADNLADAAREVGNLLVGSWDRVFREECEGHEHFLKTGTFIGKPWEDSDKVGLAVDEQVHFVVYEMTVASFPSFRCAAVFPKTVVHASQDTAEAGPVAEAPVDRASPAQSDAPSSAVPAAEPAPREVPTADSGPRTAEEPAVGDVKPSAAGVSPGPDSKAPQTPAPAKEEPVKSEVSDSEGLTAIPEDIQSVVEAVVGHAPPEERKVPAKPPVSRAPVEANPSLLDQVLSDYTIGSDNSALTDLLNLPARKIMTPEVIWCDPESTVQDVIELMQQHSIGYVLVGREGVLEGLLSGSTIQGAISPYLRPVFAKYRRPEDDATLGIKVKWIMSRPVRTAKPDTVLATIIESMCRYGGRCLPVVDAQSQVLGIITVFDILLRVLEADQSFSWKGKPPQTIPVLV; translated from the coding sequence ATGGCAGCCACAGCAATCGACATAGAATCACGTTTGGCCGAACTGTCCGACGCGTCGTTCGAGGCCTTCTGTGAGGACCTCGGCGGCATGTTCGACGCGGACGTGCAGTGCGTGCGTCAGCAGGCCGGCGCCGGGACCGTCGAGGAGGTGCGCAAGCATTTCAAGAAGCTGGCGGCGGTCCATCTGGTCCAGGCGACGGGGACGCTCGACGGGACGTTCCAGTTGTTCTTCGACCAGGGAGGCCTGTTCATCCTCTCGGGTTTCGTCGTGATGCTGCCGGAGAAGAAGATCCTCGACGATGTCAAACGCGGCTCGATCGACGACGCCGACAATCTGGCGGACGCCGCGCGCGAGGTCGGCAATCTGCTGGTGGGTTCGTGGGACCGGGTATTTCGCGAGGAATGCGAAGGGCACGAGCACTTCCTCAAGACGGGTACGTTCATCGGCAAACCCTGGGAAGACTCCGACAAGGTCGGCCTGGCCGTCGACGAACAGGTGCACTTCGTGGTCTACGAGATGACGGTCGCGTCCTTCCCGAGCTTCCGCTGCGCCGCCGTCTTTCCCAAGACCGTGGTTCACGCTTCGCAGGACACTGCGGAGGCCGGTCCGGTGGCGGAAGCCCCTGTTGACCGCGCATCGCCGGCGCAGAGCGACGCCCCGTCCTCGGCGGTCCCTGCGGCCGAACCAGCGCCTCGCGAAGTGCCGACAGCGGACAGCGGACCGAGAACGGCTGAGGAACCTGCCGTCGGTGATGTCAAGCCCTCTGCCGCCGGAGTGTCGCCGGGTCCGGATTCCAAGGCGCCTCAGACGCCTGCGCCCGCGAAAGAAGAGCCGGTCAAGTCTGAGGTCTCTGATTCAGAGGGGCTCACGGCCATCCCGGAAGACATCCAGTCGGTCGTGGAGGCGGTCGTCGGTCACGCGCCGCCTGAGGAACGAAAGGTCCCGGCCAAGCCGCCGGTAAGCCGCGCGCCGGTCGAGGCCAATCCGTCCCTGCTGGACCAGGTTCTATCCGACTATACCATCGGTTCGGACAACAGCGCCCTGACCGATCTGCTCAACCTGCCGGCCAGGAAGATCATGACGCCCGAGGTGATCTGGTGCGATCCGGAGAGCACCGTTCAGGACGTGATCGAATTGATGCAGCAGCACAGCATCGGATACGTTCTCGTCGGACGCGAGGGCGTCCTGGAAGGACTCCTTTCCGGCTCGACGATCCAGGGAGCGATCAGTCCGTATTTGCGTCCGGTGTTCGCCAAGTACCGGCGGCCGGAAGACGACGCGACGCTCGGAATCAAGGTCAAGTGGATCATGAGTCGTCCGGTTCGCACCGCCAAGCCGGACACCGTGCTGGCCACGATCATCGAGAGTATGTGCCGGTATGGCGGACGCTGCTTGCCCGTGGTCGACGCCCAATCGCAGGTGCTGGGCATCATCACGGTCTTTGACATTCTGCTGCGCGTGCTGGAGGCCGACCAGTCCTTCTCGTGGAAGGGCAAACCTCCTCAGACAATTCCCGTGTTGGTCTGA
- a CDS encoding chemotaxis protein CheD: protein MVKTRIVIDISDAKVSSDPSDVLVTYSLGSCIGVCLYDPVTHIGGMLHYQLPSSKMDEERARNKPLMFADTGMTLLLNKLLSMGANKKRMHVRLAGGAAMATGPQGFDIGKRNYLAIRKILWSNGMFINAEDVGGSAARNLYMDMADGTVTVRSSGLEKYLR from the coding sequence ATGGTTAAGACGCGAATCGTAATCGACATCTCCGATGCGAAGGTCTCCAGCGACCCATCCGACGTGCTGGTCACCTACTCGCTCGGCTCGTGCATCGGGGTCTGTCTGTACGACCCGGTCACGCATATCGGCGGGATGCTGCACTATCAGTTGCCCTCTTCGAAGATGGACGAAGAGCGGGCCCGCAACAAGCCGTTGATGTTCGCCGACACCGGCATGACGCTGCTGCTGAACAAGCTGCTCTCGATGGGCGCCAACAAGAAGCGCATGCACGTTCGATTGGCCGGCGGGGCGGCGATGGCGACGGGGCCTCAGGGATTCGACATCGGCAAACGCAACTATCTGGCGATCCGCAAGATCCTCTGGAGCAACGGCATGTTCATCAATGCCGAGGACGTGGGAGGCAGCGCCGCCCGCAACCTGTATATGGACATGGCCGATGGGACCGTGACCGTGCGATCGAGCGGACTGGAGAAGTATCTGAGATAG
- the ahcY gene encoding adenosylhomocysteinase encodes MKYDVADVKLAPGGKKRILWADNDMPVLAAIRERFARTKPLKGMTISACLHVTAETANLMRTLKAGGANAVLCASNPLSTQDDVAASLTKDFGIPTFAIRGENRATYYKHLNAALDHKPTVTFDDGADLVNELHIKRKKDAGRIVASMEETTTGVIRLRAMAREGKLKFPVIAVNDAKSKHLFDNRYGTGQSTVDGIIRATDYLLAGSNVVVAGYGWCGRGFAMRARGMGAIVIITEVDAIKALEAAMDGFQVMPMAQAAKVGDLFVTLTGNKHVLRPEHFRAMKHRATVANSGHFDVEIDIPGLKKMSKKVNRGVRNHVDEYVIGRSKSIYLLGEGRLINLAAAEGHPACVMDMSFATQALQAEYVLKHAGKLEIAVHAVPLEIEEQVCRLKLRTMSIAVDKLTPEQVEYLASSGEGT; translated from the coding sequence ATGAAATACGACGTAGCGGACGTGAAGCTGGCCCCTGGTGGGAAGAAACGGATTCTCTGGGCCGACAACGATATGCCCGTGCTGGCGGCGATCCGCGAGCGCTTCGCCCGGACCAAACCCCTCAAAGGAATGACCATCTCCGCCTGTTTGCACGTGACGGCCGAGACCGCCAACCTGATGCGTACGCTTAAGGCCGGCGGGGCGAACGCCGTGCTCTGTGCATCGAACCCGCTGAGCACGCAGGACGACGTCGCCGCGTCGCTCACGAAGGACTTTGGGATTCCGACGTTTGCCATCCGGGGCGAGAACCGGGCCACGTACTACAAGCATCTCAACGCGGCGTTGGACCACAAGCCGACCGTGACCTTCGACGACGGCGCCGACCTGGTCAACGAGTTGCACATCAAGCGGAAGAAGGACGCCGGGCGGATCGTCGCGAGCATGGAAGAGACGACGACCGGCGTGATCCGCCTGCGGGCGATGGCCAGGGAAGGCAAGCTCAAGTTCCCGGTCATCGCGGTCAACGACGCCAAGAGCAAGCATCTGTTCGACAATCGTTATGGGACCGGCCAGTCCACCGTTGACGGGATCATCCGGGCGACGGACTACCTGCTGGCCGGCAGCAACGTCGTGGTGGCCGGTTACGGCTGGTGCGGTCGCGGCTTCGCCATGCGGGCTCGCGGGATGGGGGCGATCGTCATCATCACGGAAGTGGACGCGATCAAGGCCCTCGAAGCGGCGATGGACGGCTTCCAGGTGATGCCGATGGCCCAGGCGGCCAAGGTCGGCGACCTGTTCGTGACGCTGACGGGCAACAAGCACGTGCTGCGTCCGGAGCATTTCCGGGCGATGAAGCATCGGGCCACCGTGGCCAACAGTGGCCATTTTGACGTGGAAATCGACATTCCCGGCCTGAAGAAGATGAGCAAGAAGGTCAATCGCGGCGTGCGGAACCACGTCGATGAGTATGTGATCGGCCGCAGCAAGAGCATCTACCTGCTGGGCGAGGGCCGTCTGATCAACCTGGCGGCCGCTGAGGGGCACCCGGCGTGTGTGATGGACATGAGCTTCGCCACCCAGGCCCTCCAGGCCGAGTACGTGCTCAAGCACGCCGGCAAGCTGGAAATCGCGGTCCACGCGGTTCCACTGGAGATCGAAGAGCAGGTTTGCCGATTGAAACTACGGACGATGTCGATTGCCGTCGACAAACTGACGCCGGAACAGGTCGAGTACCTGGCCAGCAGCGGCGAAGGGACGTAG
- a CDS encoding chemotaxis protein CheA — protein sequence MNNDDTLIQLVEQAACCVNMLGPSDLSDAGQLDEILGRIDRAIHGLDRGPGQLMTQLEGTTADAVQTLKQVLQQEVEDTSLALDAIAKAICSLQGLARKLDEPDASDVSVTAASERSGGETVASEGVAVDASAPSPNSEAMTISEEDAPLVVDFITEACEHIETAESALLELENHPEDDELINKIFRGFHTIKGMAGFLNLTEIGSLAHSAENLLDLARKGKLVMAAENSDVVFASVDMLKRMLAGLKDCVESGAPVPVQDQLPALLETLKAAAEGRASTVSAPPPRTKEDDETLDGILADKAEAKKASSGGATGHAAAEEKIKVSTTRLDNLINMTGELVIAQLMVAEEINTGTASVHELARKVAHQGKIVRELQELSMSMRMVPVQGVFQKMTRLARDLSRKADKRADFVTIGEETELDRTVVDKIADPLIHMVRNSLDHGIESSDARVRAGKDPAGHVELRAFHQAGNIVIEIEDDGKGLDKDRILKKAIDQGVVEPGQELPDEEVFKLVFHPGLSTAEKITNVSGRGVGMDVVKKNIEALRGKIEISSTPGKGTKFTIRLPLTLAVIDGQVVSIGAQRYIIPINSIVRSLRPTRQQISSVQGRGEMILERGELIPLVRLYRLLGAVPNEEDPTEALVVVVEEDGKKCCLLVDDLLAQQQVVIKNLGDALGRVNGVSGGAIMGDGKVCLILDIPGLVALAQAM from the coding sequence ATGAACAACGACGATACGCTGATCCAACTGGTAGAGCAGGCGGCCTGCTGCGTCAATATGCTCGGTCCATCGGACCTGTCCGATGCCGGACAGCTCGACGAGATCCTCGGCCGGATCGACCGTGCGATCCATGGACTGGATCGAGGGCCTGGGCAGTTGATGACCCAACTGGAAGGGACGACCGCCGACGCGGTCCAGACGCTCAAGCAGGTTCTCCAGCAGGAGGTGGAGGACACGTCTCTGGCATTGGACGCCATCGCCAAGGCCATTTGCAGTCTTCAGGGTCTGGCCCGCAAGCTGGATGAACCTGATGCGAGCGATGTTTCTGTGACAGCGGCGTCCGAGCGTTCGGGAGGCGAAACGGTCGCGTCGGAAGGCGTCGCCGTCGATGCGAGCGCGCCGTCGCCGAATTCCGAAGCGATGACGATCTCCGAAGAGGATGCACCGCTGGTCGTGGATTTCATCACGGAGGCCTGCGAACACATCGAGACGGCCGAATCGGCCCTTCTCGAACTGGAGAATCACCCGGAAGACGACGAACTGATCAACAAGATCTTCCGCGGCTTCCACACCATCAAAGGCATGGCCGGCTTTCTGAATCTGACCGAGATCGGGTCGCTGGCCCACTCGGCCGAGAATCTGCTGGACCTGGCGCGCAAGGGCAAGCTGGTCATGGCGGCCGAGAACAGTGATGTCGTGTTCGCCTCGGTGGACATGCTCAAGCGGATGCTTGCCGGGTTGAAGGACTGTGTGGAATCCGGCGCGCCGGTGCCTGTGCAGGACCAGCTTCCTGCGCTGCTCGAAACGTTGAAGGCGGCCGCCGAAGGACGGGCGTCCACCGTGTCCGCTCCTCCGCCGCGGACGAAGGAAGACGATGAGACGCTCGACGGCATTCTGGCCGACAAGGCCGAGGCCAAGAAAGCGTCGTCGGGCGGTGCGACCGGCCATGCGGCCGCCGAAGAGAAGATCAAGGTCAGCACCACGCGACTCGACAACCTGATCAATATGACCGGCGAACTGGTGATCGCGCAACTGATGGTGGCCGAAGAGATCAATACCGGCACCGCATCGGTCCACGAACTCGCCCGCAAGGTCGCCCATCAGGGCAAGATCGTGCGAGAGCTTCAGGAACTGTCGATGTCCATGCGCATGGTGCCGGTCCAGGGCGTTTTCCAGAAGATGACCCGGCTGGCCCGCGACCTGTCGCGCAAGGCGGACAAGCGGGCGGACTTCGTCACCATCGGCGAGGAGACGGAGCTGGATCGTACGGTCGTCGACAAGATCGCCGATCCACTGATCCACATGGTGCGCAATTCGCTCGACCATGGGATCGAGTCGAGCGACGCCCGCGTTCGCGCCGGCAAGGACCCCGCCGGGCACGTCGAGCTGCGCGCGTTTCACCAGGCCGGCAATATCGTCATCGAGATCGAAGACGACGGCAAAGGTCTGGACAAGGACCGCATTCTGAAGAAGGCCATCGACCAAGGCGTGGTCGAGCCCGGACAGGAGCTTCCCGACGAAGAGGTCTTCAAGCTGGTCTTCCATCCCGGACTTTCGACCGCCGAGAAGATCACGAACGTTTCCGGACGCGGCGTCGGCATGGACGTCGTCAAGAAGAACATCGAGGCGCTGCGCGGCAAGATTGAGATCAGTTCCACTCCCGGCAAGGGCACCAAGTTCACGATTCGACTGCCTCTGACGCTGGCGGTCATCGACGGCCAGGTCGTCTCCATCGGCGCCCAGCGCTACATCATTCCGATCAACTCCATCGTCCGCAGCCTGCGCCCCACACGCCAGCAGATCTCGTCCGTGCAGGGCCGGGGCGAGATGATTCTCGAACGGGGCGAGCTGATTCCTCTCGTCCGACTCTATCGCCTGCTCGGCGCGGTTCCGAACGAAGAAGACCCCACCGAAGCGCTGGTCGTCGTGGTGGAGGAAGACGGCAAGAAGTGCTGCCTCCTCGTCGACGACCTGCTGGCGCAGCAACAGGTGGTGATCAAAAACCTCGGCGACGCGCTGGGACGCGTCAACGGGGTCTCGGGAGGGGCGATCATGGGCGATGGCAAAGTGTGCTTGATTCTCGATATTCCAGGACTTGTGGCGCTGGCGCAGGCGATGTAG
- a CDS encoding B12-binding domain-containing radical SAM protein, with protein MTIYRHALALNPYFGDSTATMGVFPPTGLEYIVASMKDLVGKITLLDLRYQKAFQDPEALSRFIRAEVDLLCISIRWETRFEEICDFISQLPPEVTTVVGGYKATLEVEYLLERCPNIDMVVRGEGEEIIRDICNGRPCKDIRGLSYRENGKVVHNENRPLPELDGIPFPDRSLRTHDYYWSQYGVRFGRRTFDTVLTTRGCPFKCKFCTFSLNPLGQKRSYTERPVESVIEELKQITADIVLFSDDNFFTNIKRSEEICDLIVANGIKKTFVVQARVDIARHPRVLDKAQRAGFRLFLLGIESPHDWILEQLQKGITQQQIREAFTVLTKYDFHLHGYFIYGNIGESEEEMLYIAKFAKEIGLDTISFHKLRVEKFSPLKELVESTPGYHYGRIGGHVYSDRYGREGLKRIRNRIRAGFYDPAQLLHIAKKARRIGLADGRDLAGVLPRLPVLLYRLATRKRRKKRQRHHHSVQSAQRAAAVL; from the coding sequence ATGACAATCTACAGACACGCTTTGGCCCTGAATCCATACTTCGGGGATTCGACCGCCACGATGGGCGTCTTCCCGCCGACCGGGCTCGAATACATCGTCGCCAGCATGAAAGACCTGGTGGGCAAAATCACCCTCCTTGACCTGCGCTATCAGAAGGCGTTCCAGGACCCCGAGGCGCTGAGCCGGTTCATCCGGGCCGAGGTCGATCTGCTGTGCATCAGCATCCGCTGGGAGACCCGGTTCGAGGAGATCTGCGACTTCATCTCGCAACTGCCGCCGGAGGTGACCACCGTCGTCGGCGGCTACAAGGCGACGCTGGAGGTCGAATACCTGCTCGAGCGCTGCCCGAATATCGACATGGTCGTCCGAGGCGAAGGCGAGGAGATCATTCGGGACATCTGCAACGGGCGGCCCTGCAAGGACATTCGCGGCCTGTCCTACCGCGAGAACGGCAAGGTGGTTCACAACGAGAACCGGCCTCTGCCCGAGCTGGACGGCATTCCGTTCCCCGATCGCTCGCTGCGGACGCACGATTACTACTGGTCGCAGTACGGGGTCCGGTTCGGCCGGCGCACGTTCGATACGGTGCTGACGACGCGGGGCTGCCCGTTCAAGTGCAAGTTCTGTACGTTCAGTCTCAATCCGCTCGGGCAGAAGCGCAGCTACACCGAGCGCCCCGTCGAGTCGGTCATCGAAGAGCTCAAGCAGATCACCGCCGACATCGTGCTGTTCAGCGACGACAACTTCTTCACGAACATCAAGCGCAGCGAGGAGATCTGCGATTTGATCGTCGCCAACGGGATCAAGAAGACGTTCGTCGTTCAGGCCCGCGTCGATATCGCCCGACATCCCAGGGTCCTCGATAAGGCGCAGCGGGCGGGGTTCAGGCTGTTCTTGCTCGGGATCGAGTCGCCGCACGATTGGATTCTCGAACAGCTTCAGAAGGGCATCACCCAGCAACAGATCCGCGAGGCATTCACCGTCCTGACGAAGTACGATTTCCATCTCCACGGGTATTTCATTTACGGCAACATCGGCGAGAGCGAAGAGGAGATGCTCTACATCGCGAAATTCGCCAAGGAGATCGGGCTGGACACCATCAGTTTTCACAAGCTGCGCGTCGAGAAGTTCTCGCCTCTGAAGGAGTTGGTCGAGTCCACGCCGGGATATCACTACGGCCGAATCGGCGGCCACGTCTATTCCGACCGATACGGGCGCGAGGGACTCAAGCGAATCCGCAACCGGATTCGAGCCGGGTTCTACGATCCGGCGCAGCTTCTGCATATCGCCAAGAAGGCCCGCCGAATCGGCCTGGCCGACGGCCGAGACCTTGCAGGCGTGCTTCCCCGTCTGCCCGTGCTGCTCTATCGGCTTGCCACGCGAAAGCGGCGAAAGAAGCGACAAAGGCACCACCACAGTGTGCAGTCGGCCCAGCGGGCCGCCGCCGTCCTGTGA
- a CDS encoding chemotaxis protein CheX, producing the protein MITTMSLRDSLLDSAKEVFETMAFMALEEVHEDQEAPHFEDATLLGTITFKGSLEGCLAICCGCHCARTIGANMLGADPDEPMSDDEMSDAIGEVANMVMGALKARVQDEVGTMEMSIPSVVRGRELRNSLGDRASKITVTVNLEEEHGMQFSLLYRESGD; encoded by the coding sequence ATGATTACGACGATGTCTCTCCGAGACAGCCTGCTGGACAGTGCGAAAGAAGTGTTCGAGACGATGGCGTTCATGGCCCTGGAAGAGGTCCATGAGGATCAGGAGGCGCCGCATTTTGAGGACGCGACGTTGTTGGGTACGATCACCTTCAAGGGCAGCCTGGAAGGGTGCCTGGCGATCTGCTGCGGCTGCCACTGCGCGCGGACGATCGGCGCCAACATGCTCGGCGCCGATCCGGACGAACCGATGAGCGACGACGAGATGAGCGACGCCATCGGCGAGGTCGCCAACATGGTGATGGGCGCCCTGAAGGCCCGCGTTCAGGACGAGGTCGGAACGATGGAAATGTCGATCCCGTCCGTCGTTCGGGGGCGCGAACTGCGCAACAGCCTGGGCGATCGGGCGAGCAAGATCACCGTGACCGTGAACCTCGAAGAGGAGCACGGCATGCAGTTCTCTCTGCTGTATCGTGAGAGTGGAGACTGA
- a CDS encoding protein-glutamate methylesterase/protein-glutamine glutaminase codes for MTLTLNKCIRVLVVDDSAIVRKILTQELSRHPGIEIVGTAPDPYIARDKILTLEPDVLTLDVEMPRMDGITFLRKLMKHRPMPVIVLSSLTPQGGKTALEALEAGAVEVMCKPSGSYSVGDMCGVLVEKIKAASTARIASRPDTAIRSVAVSQRLSMAETTNKIFAIGASTGGVQALTRVLSMLPANAPGTVIVQHMPAHFTTSFAQRLDTECAMSVKEADDGDHVVPGRVLIAPGGLHMILQRSGANYYVSLKDGPPVCRQKPSVEVLFNSVAKYAGANAVGAILTGMGDDGATGLLNMRQAGAHTVAQDEQSCVVFGMPKEAIARGGAERIVSLDKVAEHLIALARS; via the coding sequence ATGACGCTGACGCTGAACAAGTGCATACGGGTCCTGGTGGTCGACGATTCGGCGATCGTCCGCAAGATCCTCACGCAGGAACTGAGCCGGCACCCCGGCATCGAGATCGTCGGGACCGCGCCGGACCCCTACATCGCCCGAGACAAGATCCTGACGCTGGAGCCCGACGTGCTGACGCTCGACGTCGAGATGCCCCGCATGGACGGCATCACCTTCCTGCGGAAGCTGATGAAGCACCGTCCGATGCCGGTTATCGTGCTCAGCTCCCTGACGCCGCAGGGGGGCAAGACCGCTCTGGAGGCGCTCGAGGCCGGGGCGGTCGAGGTGATGTGCAAACCCAGTGGCTCCTACAGCGTCGGCGACATGTGCGGCGTCCTGGTCGAGAAGATCAAGGCGGCATCCACCGCCCGGATCGCGTCGCGGCCCGATACGGCGATACGGAGCGTGGCCGTCTCACAGCGACTGAGCATGGCCGAGACGACCAACAAAATCTTCGCCATCGGCGCCTCCACCGGAGGGGTGCAGGCGCTGACCCGCGTGCTGTCCATGCTGCCCGCCAACGCGCCGGGGACGGTGATTGTCCAACACATGCCGGCCCATTTCACCACGTCGTTCGCCCAGCGGCTCGACACCGAGTGTGCGATGAGCGTCAAGGAAGCCGACGACGGAGACCACGTCGTGCCCGGCCGTGTGCTGATTGCCCCGGGTGGGCTGCACATGATTCTCCAGCGTTCCGGCGCCAACTACTACGTATCGCTCAAGGACGGTCCTCCCGTCTGCCGCCAGAAGCCCAGCGTCGAGGTGCTGTTCAACTCGGTGGCCAAGTACGCCGGCGCCAACGCGGTCGGAGCGATCCTGACCGGGATGGGCGACGACGGCGCCACGGGACTGCTGAACATGCGACAGGCCGGCGCCCATACCGTTGCCCAGGACGAACAATCGTGCGTCGTCTTCGGCATGCCGAAAGAGGCCATCGCCCGGGGGGGCGCCGAGCGGATCGTGTCCCTGGACAAGGTCGCCGAACACCTCATCGCCCTCGCCCGGAGCTGA
- a CDS encoding ATP-binding protein, with the protein MSRSIAFLAVAILFVSMVLFWLYAERWRPLRPSTWAVMQKTGWRGLLDFSALHAYIYGRWTKQYLNVLTNQVFPHLSAAGRKRWADRYHGKVLTHDQAKAIVTINREIPLRDLEQIIPYPMARDLVLAGPPEVAVFPCGCRQRRANPCRPIQVCMVIGQPFADFILEHHPKTSRRLSQAEAVELLEAEHERGHLHSAWFKDVLLGRFYAICNCCKCCCGGIEAMRKHGVPMVASSGYVAQVDEAACTTCGACEEACPFGAIRMNGTAALDWEACMGCGVCVDSCPSQALSLVRDERKGMPLDVRLLNS; encoded by the coding sequence ATGTCAAGGTCGATTGCATTTCTTGCCGTTGCCATACTGTTCGTCTCGATGGTGCTGTTCTGGCTGTATGCGGAGCGCTGGCGTCCCTTGCGTCCTTCGACCTGGGCCGTTATGCAGAAGACCGGCTGGCGCGGGCTATTGGATTTCAGTGCCTTGCACGCCTATATTTACGGCCGCTGGACCAAGCAGTACCTCAACGTGCTGACCAATCAGGTCTTTCCGCATCTGAGTGCCGCAGGACGAAAGCGCTGGGCAGACCGCTATCACGGCAAGGTGCTGACGCACGATCAGGCCAAGGCCATCGTGACCATCAACCGAGAAATCCCTTTGCGGGACCTGGAACAGATTATTCCCTATCCGATGGCACGTGATCTGGTGCTCGCGGGACCTCCCGAAGTAGCCGTGTTTCCCTGCGGATGCCGTCAAAGGAGGGCGAATCCCTGCCGGCCGATCCAGGTCTGCATGGTCATCGGGCAACCCTTTGCGGATTTCATCCTGGAGCACCACCCCAAGACGAGTCGTCGGCTCAGCCAGGCGGAGGCGGTCGAACTGCTGGAGGCCGAGCACGAACGGGGCCATCTGCATTCGGCCTGGTTCAAGGATGTTCTGCTGGGCCGCTTCTACGCGATCTGCAACTGCTGCAAGTGCTGTTGCGGCGGGATCGAGGCCATGCGCAAGCACGGCGTCCCGATGGTCGCCTCGTCCGGCTATGTGGCCCAGGTGGATGAAGCCGCCTGCACCACCTGCGGCGCGTGCGAAGAGGCGTGCCCGTTCGGCGCGATCCGGATGAATGGAACAGCCGCCCTGGACTGGGAGGCCTGTATGGGATGTGGGGTCTGCGTAGACTCGTGTCCCAGCCAGGCGCTATCACTGGTGCGTGACGAAAGAAAGGGCATGCCCCTCGATGTCCGGCTGCTGAATTCGTGA
- a CDS encoding CheR family methyltransferase encodes MNTSVLQDVVLGEDEFRRISDLVYEHCGINLHDGKKELVRARLAKRLHKGRFTSFSQYIKHVLEDPTGKEFSILVDSLSTNLTKFFREERHFEYMRAQLLPRLMKAKQSRGPLRIRGWSAGCSSGEEPYSIALTLIESLGGKGGRWDARLLATDVSTRILERARAGVYDRERIEPIPLPLRNEYLICRREGMKEQYEVGPALRSLVIFRYLNLMKDWPVKGPIDFIFCRNVMIYFDKPTQARLIRRFYDLLDSGGVLFTGHSESLTGIEHAFKYVQPTIYQKP; translated from the coding sequence ATGAACACATCGGTCTTACAGGACGTTGTGCTGGGCGAAGACGAGTTTCGTCGGATCAGCGATCTCGTCTACGAGCACTGTGGAATCAACCTGCACGACGGCAAGAAGGAACTCGTGCGGGCCCGACTCGCCAAGCGGCTGCACAAAGGACGTTTTACATCGTTCTCACAGTACATCAAGCACGTGCTCGAGGACCCCACCGGCAAGGAATTCTCGATCCTGGTCGATTCGCTCAGCACGAACCTGACGAAGTTCTTCCGCGAGGAGCGGCATTTCGAGTACATGCGCGCGCAACTGCTGCCGCGCCTGATGAAGGCCAAACAGAGCCGCGGGCCGCTGCGGATTCGCGGCTGGAGCGCGGGCTGCTCGTCCGGCGAGGAACCATACTCCATCGCCTTGACGCTGATCGAATCCCTTGGCGGCAAGGGCGGGCGTTGGGACGCCAGACTGCTGGCCACCGACGTCTCCACGCGCATTCTGGAGCGGGCCCGGGCGGGCGTCTACGACAGAGAGCGAATCGAGCCGATTCCGCTGCCGCTGCGCAACGAGTACCTGATCTGCCGGCGCGAGGGGATGAAGGAACAATACGAGGTCGGACCGGCCTTGCGGAGCCTGGTGATCTTCCGGTATCTGAACCTGATGAAGGACTGGCCGGTCAAAGGGCCGATCGACTTCATCTTCTGTCGTAACGTCATGATCTACTTCGACAAACCGACGCAGGCGCGGCTGATCCGTCGATTCTACGATTTGCTGGATTCCGGAGGCGTCCTCTTCACGGGGCATTCCGAGTCGCTGACGGGAATCGAGCACGCGTTCAAGTACGTCCAACCAACCATTTATCAGAAGCCGTAG
- a CDS encoding response regulator has protein sequence MGKSLMIVDDSATMRKIIMRTVRMSGLEFDRTEEAGSGVEALQKLEGGPVDVILCDINMPEMNGTELVKKARELASCSGTKIVMVSTESAQDLIDQVMSDGADGYITKPFTPEKFQEKLAPLLN, from the coding sequence ATGGGAAAGTCACTGATGATTGTCGATGATTCGGCAACAATGCGGAAGATCATCATGCGGACGGTTCGGATGTCGGGCCTGGAGTTCGACCGGACCGAAGAGGCGGGCAGCGGGGTCGAGGCCCTGCAGAAGCTCGAGGGCGGGCCGGTGGACGTGATTCTCTGCGACATCAACATGCCGGAGATGAACGGGACCGAACTGGTCAAGAAGGCCCGCGAACTGGCCAGTTGCAGTGGGACGAAGATCGTTATGGTCTCCACCGAGAGCGCGCAGGACCTGATCGATCAGGTCATGAGCGACGGCGCCGACGGTTACATCACCAAGCCGTTCACCCCGGAGAAATTCCAGGAAAAGCTGGCCCCGTTGCTCAACTGA